The following are from one region of the Bradyrhizobium sediminis genome:
- the feoB gene encoding ferrous iron transporter B, with product MEAPLLHLALVGTPNSGKTSLFNALTGSRQKVANYPGVTVERKQGSFVTPTGRQVSLVDLPGTYSLRGRSPDEEITRDVVLGRTAGEVLPDLVLCVADSTNLRLTIRLVLELKSTGRPLMLVLNMFDIATRRGVTVDVPRLSEALGVPVVTSIAVRKGGTAELLRRTDEIIAAQTPHPLQPNLWQPLTVAQLRATQREADRIIAETISLPARPDTWTARIDALVLHPVAGLLILALILFVMFQAVFAWAQPLMELLSSAFAALGQLVHDTLPAGLLQSFLQNGVISGVGSVVVFLPQIITIFLFILLLEDFGYMARAAFLMDRIMGGAGLHGRAFIPLLSSFACAIPGIMATRVIDNRRDRLTTILIAPLMTCSARIPVYTLIISAFIPAKQIWGFVNLQGLVMFGLYATGISSALGMSFLIKFFMLRDYAPAPFMLELPDYKMPRPRSIAIGIYTRAKMFLQRAGTTIFSMMVLIWFLASFPQPPAGAADPAINYSLAAVIGKAIEPLLAPVGFNWQIAVALIPGMAAREVAVAALGTVYAIEGGKEAAEQIGQLLATKWSLATALSLLAWYIFAPQCASTLAVIRRETGSWKWMAITFAYMLVLAYAASFATYNIAVALGAG from the coding sequence ATGGAAGCTCCGCTGCTGCATCTGGCCCTGGTGGGCACGCCGAACAGCGGCAAGACCTCGTTGTTCAATGCTCTCACCGGCAGCCGCCAGAAGGTGGCGAACTATCCGGGCGTCACGGTCGAACGCAAGCAAGGCTCGTTCGTCACGCCAACAGGCCGTCAGGTGTCGCTGGTCGATTTGCCCGGCACCTATTCGCTGCGCGGCCGCAGCCCCGACGAAGAGATCACCCGCGACGTCGTGCTCGGCCGCACCGCCGGCGAGGTGCTGCCCGACCTCGTGCTCTGCGTGGCCGATTCCACCAATCTGCGGCTAACGATCCGCCTCGTGCTCGAGCTCAAGAGCACCGGCCGGCCGCTGATGCTGGTGCTCAACATGTTCGACATCGCCACCCGCCGCGGCGTCACCGTGGACGTGCCGCGGCTGTCGGAGGCGCTCGGCGTTCCGGTCGTGACCTCGATCGCCGTGCGCAAGGGCGGCACCGCCGAGCTGTTGCGCCGGACCGACGAGATCATCGCCGCGCAAACGCCACACCCGCTGCAGCCCAATCTCTGGCAACCGCTCACGGTGGCGCAATTGCGCGCCACCCAGCGCGAGGCCGACCGCATCATCGCCGAAACCATCAGCCTGCCAGCGAGGCCCGACACCTGGACCGCGCGGATCGACGCATTGGTGCTGCACCCGGTGGCGGGGCTTTTGATCCTGGCCCTGATCCTGTTCGTGATGTTCCAGGCGGTGTTCGCATGGGCGCAGCCGCTGATGGAGCTCCTGAGTTCGGCTTTCGCGGCACTCGGGCAGCTGGTTCATGACACCCTGCCCGCCGGCCTCCTGCAAAGCTTCCTGCAGAACGGCGTGATCTCCGGCGTCGGCAGCGTCGTCGTGTTCCTGCCGCAGATCATCACCATCTTCCTGTTCATCCTGCTGCTGGAAGATTTCGGCTACATGGCGCGCGCGGCGTTCCTGATGGACCGCATCATGGGCGGCGCCGGCCTGCACGGCCGCGCCTTCATTCCGCTGCTGTCGAGTTTCGCCTGCGCGATCCCCGGCATCATGGCGACACGGGTGATCGACAACCGCCGCGACCGGCTGACCACCATCCTGATCGCGCCGCTGATGACCTGTTCGGCGCGGATCCCGGTCTACACGCTGATCATCTCGGCCTTCATCCCGGCAAAGCAGATCTGGGGCTTTGTCAATCTGCAGGGGCTGGTGATGTTCGGCCTCTACGCGACCGGCATCTCCAGCGCGCTCGGCATGTCGTTCCTGATCAAGTTCTTCATGCTGCGCGACTACGCCCCGGCGCCATTCATGCTGGAATTGCCGGATTACAAGATGCCGCGCCCGCGCAGCATCGCGATCGGCATCTACACACGGGCGAAGATGTTCTTGCAGCGCGCCGGCACCACGATCTTCTCGATGATGGTGCTGATCTGGTTCCTGGCGTCGTTCCCGCAGCCGCCGGCCGGCGCTGCCGATCCCGCCATCAACTACAGCCTCGCCGCTGTCATCGGCAAGGCAATCGAACCCCTGCTGGCCCCGGTCGGCTTCAACTGGCAGATCGCTGTCGCGCTGATCCCGGGCATGGCGGCGCGCGAAGTCGCGGTCGCAGCACTCGGTACCGTCTATGCCATCGAGGGCGGCAAGGAAGCCGCCGAGCAGATCGGCCAGTTGCTGGCGACGAAATGGAGTCTCGCCACCGCGCTGTCGCTGTTGGCCTGGTACATCTTCGCGCCGCAATGCGCCTCCACGCTAGCGGTGATCCGCCGCGAGACCGGAAGCTGGAAATGGATGGCGATCACCTTCGCCTATATGTTGGTGCTGGCCTACGCGGCGAGTTTTGCGACCTACAACATCGCGGTCGCGCTCGGAGCCGGCTAG
- a CDS encoding FeoA family protein — translation MTQRNGGRPHSAPGMPLGLVKRGYSGVIQQLAAGDSGSALSAHELESRLIELGFVEGAKVEVLHEGIVGRDPIAVRVENVTIAVRRREAMAIIVA, via the coding sequence ATGACTCAACGGAACGGCGGGCGTCCGCATTCGGCCCCTGGAATGCCCTTGGGGCTGGTCAAGCGCGGCTATTCGGGCGTGATCCAGCAGCTCGCCGCCGGAGATTCCGGCTCGGCGCTGTCGGCCCATGAGCTGGAGAGCCGGCTGATTGAACTCGGCTTCGTCGAAGGCGCCAAGGTCGAGGTCCTGCACGAAGGCATCGTCGGCCGCGATCCTATCGCGGTTCGCGTCGAAAACGTCACGATCGCAGTGCGCCGGCGCGAGGCCATGGCCATTATTGTCGCCTGA
- a CDS encoding tetratricopeptide repeat protein produces the protein MNSSATRLITLAMFLTALVAAAPVIPALAAGGGGGGGGSDPYGSSYPSTTPPSAGTKATGTTHKGKKKTDKQSSLFDNPAFAQGYRAAYATIYDRHDYTGAIEQLKALGHDDLASVANLIGYSYRKLGDYKLSQVWYERALKADPNHVLTWQYYGLWQIEQGNRDQAQYHLSRIAAICGTGCDEYRSLAAALEKPPGTGLVY, from the coding sequence ATGAACAGCTCCGCGACAAGGTTGATAACACTGGCTATGTTTCTGACGGCGCTGGTCGCGGCTGCCCCGGTCATCCCGGCGTTGGCCGCCGGGGGAGGCGGTGGTGGTGGCGGCAGCGATCCCTATGGCTCTTCCTATCCTTCGACGACCCCGCCCTCGGCGGGTACCAAGGCCACCGGCACTACCCACAAGGGCAAAAAGAAGACCGACAAGCAGTCCTCCCTGTTCGACAACCCCGCCTTTGCTCAGGGGTACCGCGCGGCCTATGCGACGATCTACGATCGCCACGACTATACCGGCGCCATCGAGCAGCTGAAAGCGCTCGGTCACGACGACCTCGCCAGCGTCGCCAACCTGATCGGCTATTCCTATCGCAAGCTCGGCGACTACAAGCTCTCGCAAGTCTGGTACGAGCGCGCGCTGAAAGCCGACCCGAACCACGTGCTGACCTGGCAATATTACGGCCTCTGGCAGATCGAGCAGGGCAACCGCGACCAGGCGCAATATCATCTGAGCCGGATCGCCGCGATCTGCGGCACTGGCTGCGACGAGTACCGGTCGCTGGCCGCGGCGCTGGAAAAACCGCCCGGCACCGGCCTCGTCTACTGA
- a CDS encoding DUF3604 domain-containing protein, with protein MAQGQSAVGTLDDAGKMDKATAERVFPSKPIYSPYAGRKFPTRPLFGDTHLHTAASFDAGAFGARLGARDAYRFARGEEVTASSGQPAKLSRPLDFLVVADHSDNMGVFPDLFAGKPEILADPTGRKWYQMIMGGKGADAALEMIMSFSAGTFPKPLTYAPDTRAYKAAWQDNVAAAEQYNEPGRFTALIGYEWTSNTGGNNLHRNVIFRDNGDRANQIVPFTTMAPLGSDNPRDLWKWMAAYEQKTGGSALAIAHNGNLSNGRMFPIIESFTGKPVDKEYAEQRAKWERLYEATQTKGDGEAHPVLSPNDEFANFERWDFGNLDASVAKTKDMLEFEYARSGLKNGLKLEQQLGTNPYKFGMVGSSDAHTGLAAMEEDNFFGKTTPQEPSPERLTATFVENPKTGIKVMDWQVSSSGYAAVWATENTRESIWDAMQRRETYATTGSRMAVRFFGGWDFDKADAQTRSPAMAGYAKGVPMGGDLSRAPAGKAPSFLVAALKDPLGGNLDRIQVVKGWMDAKGELQEKVYDVVWSGDRKPSADGKLPSVGNTVDVANAIWTNAIGAPELIAVWSDPNFNAAERAFYYVRVLEIPTPRWTAYDAKRFGSKPLPNTQMTVTERAYTSPIWYTPG; from the coding sequence ATGGCTCAAGGCCAATCCGCTGTCGGTACGCTCGATGATGCCGGCAAGATGGATAAGGCGACGGCCGAGAGGGTTTTCCCTTCCAAGCCGATCTACTCGCCCTACGCGGGTCGCAAATTCCCCACCCGTCCGCTGTTCGGCGATACGCATTTGCATACGGCGGCCTCGTTCGATGCCGGCGCGTTCGGCGCCAGGCTCGGCGCCCGCGACGCCTATCGTTTTGCCCGCGGCGAAGAAGTGACGGCGTCGAGCGGACAGCCGGCAAAGCTGTCGAGGCCGCTGGATTTTCTGGTGGTCGCCGACCATTCCGACAATATGGGGGTGTTTCCCGATCTCTTCGCCGGCAAACCGGAAATCCTGGCCGACCCGACCGGAAGGAAATGGTATCAGATGATCATGGGCGGCAAGGGCGCCGACGCCGCCCTCGAAATGATCATGTCCTTCAGCGCCGGGACCTTTCCGAAGCCGTTGACCTACGCGCCGGATACCCGCGCCTACAAGGCGGCGTGGCAGGACAATGTCGCGGCGGCCGAGCAATACAACGAACCCGGCCGGTTCACCGCCCTGATCGGTTACGAATGGACCTCGAACACCGGCGGCAACAACCTGCATCGCAACGTGATCTTCCGCGACAACGGCGACCGGGCCAATCAGATCGTGCCGTTCACGACGATGGCTCCGCTCGGCAGCGACAACCCGCGCGACCTCTGGAAATGGATGGCGGCTTACGAGCAGAAGACCGGCGGCAGCGCGCTCGCCATCGCGCACAACGGCAACCTCAGCAACGGCCGGATGTTTCCGATCATCGAATCCTTCACCGGAAAGCCGGTCGACAAGGAATACGCCGAACAGCGGGCCAAGTGGGAGCGGCTCTACGAAGCCACCCAGACCAAGGGCGACGGCGAGGCTCATCCGGTGCTTTCGCCGAACGACGAGTTCGCCAACTTCGAGCGCTGGGACTTCGGCAATCTGGACGCCAGCGTCGCGAAGACCAAGGACATGCTGGAGTTCGAATATGCCCGTTCGGGGCTGAAGAACGGCCTGAAGCTCGAGCAACAACTCGGCACCAACCCGTACAAGTTCGGCATGGTCGGTAGCTCCGATGCCCACACCGGCCTCGCGGCCATGGAAGAAGACAATTTCTTCGGCAAGACGACACCGCAGGAGCCCAGCCCGGAGCGCCTGACCGCGACGTTCGTGGAAAATCCCAAGACTGGCATCAAGGTCATGGACTGGCAGGTCAGTTCGTCCGGCTATGCGGCCGTGTGGGCTACCGAAAACACGCGTGAATCCATCTGGGACGCGATGCAGCGCCGGGAGACCTACGCCACCACAGGTTCGCGGATGGCCGTTCGATTCTTCGGCGGCTGGGACTTTGACAAGGCTGATGCCCAGACCCGCAGCCCGGCCATGGCGGGCTATGCCAAGGGCGTGCCGATGGGCGGCGATCTCAGCCGCGCGCCCGCGGGGAAGGCTCCGAGCTTTCTGGTCGCCGCGCTGAAGGATCCGCTCGGCGGCAATCTCGACCGCATCCAGGTCGTGAAAGGCTGGATGGATGCCAAGGGTGAATTGCAGGAGAAGGTCTACGACGTCGTCTGGAGCGGCGACCGCAAGCCCAGCGCCGACGGCAAGCTTCCCTCCGTGGGCAATACCGTTGACGTCGCCAATGCGATCTGGACCAACGCCATCGGCGCGCCGGAATTGATCGCGGTCTGGAGCGATCCGAACTTCAATGCCGCCGAGCGCGCCTTCTACTACGTCCGCGTTCTCGAAATTCCCACGCCGCGATGGACGGCCTATGACGCCAAGCGCTTTGGCTCGAAGCCGTTGCCAAATACCCAGATGACGGTGACCGAGCGCGCCTACACCTCGCCGATCTGGTACACACCGGGATGA
- a CDS encoding peptidyl-prolyl cis-trans isomerase: protein MKRLLREPLLHFLLLGAVLFAAHGILSRGSISEPGRIVVTQGQIESMALLYARTWQRAPTEAELLGLIRNHVREEVLYREGLALGLDRDDPIIRRRVGQKLEFISENAEAAEPSDGDLQAYLDLHPAVFAAEPRFTFRHIYLDPRRHEKTLAADAGRMLNELNSRGSSLDASSLGDPTTLPLDFDKAAASRVKNTLGIQFAKALAGIAPGPWTGPVESGYGMHLVQVSERTEPRVPALAEAREAVKREWQLARRIAASEKSYQNLLQRYTVTIERPGLAREERP from the coding sequence ATGAAGCGGCTTCTCAGGGAACCGCTGCTGCATTTTCTGTTGCTGGGGGCCGTGCTGTTCGCGGCTCACGGCATTCTGTCGCGGGGGAGCATCAGCGAGCCGGGCAGGATCGTGGTCACGCAGGGCCAGATCGAGAGCATGGCCCTGCTGTATGCGCGCACCTGGCAGCGGGCGCCTACGGAAGCGGAGTTGCTGGGGCTCATCCGCAATCATGTGCGCGAGGAGGTACTGTACCGCGAAGGCCTCGCGCTGGGCCTCGATCGCGACGATCCGATCATCCGGCGGCGCGTCGGCCAAAAACTGGAGTTCATCAGCGAAAATGCCGAAGCCGCCGAGCCAAGCGACGGAGACCTGCAGGCCTATCTCGATTTGCACCCCGCAGTGTTCGCTGCCGAACCCAGGTTCACCTTCCGCCACATCTATCTCGACCCGAGGCGGCACGAAAAGACGCTTGCGGCCGACGCCGGGCGAATGCTGAACGAGCTGAATAGCCGGGGAAGCAGTCTCGATGCGTCAAGCCTGGGCGATCCCACCACGCTTCCGCTCGACTTCGACAAGGCCGCGGCGAGCCGCGTCAAGAATACGCTGGGCATTCAGTTTGCGAAGGCACTTGCCGGGATTGCACCGGGGCCGTGGACCGGTCCGGTCGAGTCCGGCTACGGGATGCATCTGGTGCAGGTCAGCGAGCGCACGGAGCCGCGCGTTCCGGCCCTTGCGGAAGCGCGCGAGGCCGTCAAACGGGAGTGGCAGCTCGCCCGTCGCATCGCGGCGAGCGAGAAGTCTTACCAGAACCTGTTGCAGCGCTATACCGTGACCATCGAGCGGCCGGGATTGGCGCGAGAAGAGAGGCCGTGA
- a CDS encoding HupE/UreJ family protein, giving the protein MRHLLRGIIGLCVLLGAFTTDADEFRPGYLELRQRDAETYDVFWKVPAQGENLRLGIYVVFPADAVNLSEPRGAFHAGAYSERWRLKRPGGLVGQTVRIDGLPSGVTDVLVRVERFDGTAQVTRLLPSNPAFVVEASAGAWEVARTYLVLGVQHILLGVDHLLFVLALLLVVKGAGRVVATVTAFTVAHSITLAAATLGVVRVPGPPVEAVIALSIVFVAAEIVHDARGRPGLTARWPWVVAFTFGLLHGFGFAGALSEIGLPQNAIPLALFFFNVGVELGQLLFVGAFALGALLVARTHIVWPRWTEVAPAYAIGSIAMFWALQRAAALGGS; this is encoded by the coding sequence ATGCGCCATCTCCTTCGGGGCATCATCGGTCTCTGCGTCCTGCTCGGCGCCTTCACCACGGACGCCGATGAATTCCGGCCGGGCTACCTCGAACTGCGCCAGCGGGACGCGGAAACTTATGACGTGTTCTGGAAAGTCCCGGCGCAAGGCGAGAATCTGCGGCTCGGCATTTACGTCGTGTTTCCCGCCGACGCCGTCAATCTGTCGGAGCCACGCGGCGCATTCCATGCCGGAGCCTACTCCGAACGCTGGCGGCTGAAGCGTCCCGGTGGCCTCGTCGGCCAGACGGTTCGCATCGACGGGCTTCCATCGGGGGTTACCGACGTGTTGGTGCGCGTGGAACGGTTCGACGGGACCGCGCAGGTGACGCGTCTTTTGCCATCCAACCCGGCTTTCGTCGTCGAGGCTTCCGCCGGGGCGTGGGAAGTGGCGCGGACTTACCTCGTGCTCGGCGTGCAGCACATCCTGCTCGGGGTCGATCATCTGCTTTTCGTGCTGGCGTTGTTGCTGGTCGTCAAAGGCGCCGGGCGCGTGGTTGCGACCGTTACGGCCTTCACCGTCGCGCACAGCATCACGCTCGCTGCGGCGACGCTGGGTGTGGTCCGCGTGCCGGGTCCGCCGGTGGAAGCGGTGATTGCGCTTTCGATCGTTTTCGTCGCCGCGGAAATCGTTCACGACGCGCGGGGCAGGCCGGGCCTGACGGCGCGCTGGCCATGGGTGGTGGCGTTTACGTTCGGATTGCTTCACGGCTTTGGTTTCGCCGGCGCCCTGAGCGAAATCGGCTTGCCGCAGAACGCCATCCCGCTGGCGCTGTTCTTCTTCAATGTCGGCGTCGAACTGGGGCAACTGCTCTTCGTCGGCGCCTTCGCGCTCGGCGCGCTGCTGGTCGCGCGCACGCACATCGTCTGGCCGCGCTGGACTGAAGTAGCGCCGGCCTATGCCATCGGCAGCATTGCGATGTTCTGGGCGCTGCAGCGCGCCGCGGCGCTCGGCGGCAGCTAA
- a CDS encoding ribbon-helix-helix domain-containing protein yields the protein MKSPVVKRSIVVAGHKTSVSLEEAFWNGMKEISGLRDMTLSELVGEIDSNRQQGNLSSAIRLFVLDYFRTRAAAAASATAAASEHKPQG from the coding sequence ATGAAATCGCCGGTCGTAAAGCGCTCGATCGTGGTCGCCGGCCACAAGACCAGCGTCAGCCTCGAAGAGGCATTCTGGAACGGCATGAAGGAAATCTCGGGCCTGCGCGACATGACGCTGTCCGAACTGGTCGGCGAGATCGACTCCAACCGCCAGCAGGGCAACCTGTCGTCGGCCATTCGCCTGTTCGTGCTCGACTATTTCCGGACCCGCGCCGCCGCCGCTGCCAGCGCCACTGCTGCCGCGTCGGAGCATAAGCCGCAGGGCTAG
- a CDS encoding DUF4169 family protein, protein MGDVVNLKRFKKRAEREASAKQADANRTRFGRTKSERVLDEQRSSRAKDLLDQHRIDGEDAP, encoded by the coding sequence ATGGGGGACGTGGTCAACCTGAAGCGATTCAAGAAGCGCGCCGAGCGCGAAGCGTCGGCGAAGCAGGCCGACGCCAACCGGACGCGGTTCGGCCGAACCAAATCCGAACGCGTTCTGGACGAACAGCGCAGCAGCCGTGCCAAGGATCTGCTGGATCAGCATCGCATCGACGGTGAGGACGCGCCATGA
- the fumC gene encoding class II fumarate hydratase codes for MARSTSPSRTKSTRSESDSFGPIEVPADRYWGAQTERSRQNFRIGQDRMPMAIVRALGMVKLASAETNRELGLIDARRAGAIARAAREVIDGKLDDHFPLVVWQTGSGTQTNMNLNEVIANRANELLGGELGAKKPVHPNDHVNMSQSSNDSFPTAMHIAAAQRITADLIPALGELHRALQKKEKAFARIVKIGRTHTQDATPLTLGQEFSGYAAQVASGIARLRVVVKDLYPLAQGGTAVGTGLNSKPKFARLFARQVAKITGLPFTSAANKFEALAANDAYVFVHGAINSVATALFKIANDIRLLGSGPRSGLGELILPENEPGSSIMPGKVNPTQCEAMTMVCCQVFGNHTAITIAGSQGHFELNVYKPVMAHCMMQSVQLLADVARSFTVNCIEGIRADEKRIRDLMERSLMLVTALAPKIGYDNAAKVAKSAHGRGTTLREEAVRLGLVSEAEFDRLVQPDKMTHPG; via the coding sequence ATGGCTCGATCGACATCTCCATCGCGAACGAAATCCACCCGCAGCGAGAGCGACAGCTTCGGTCCGATCGAAGTTCCAGCCGACCGCTATTGGGGCGCGCAGACCGAGCGCTCCCGGCAGAACTTTCGCATCGGCCAGGACCGGATGCCGATGGCCATTGTTCGCGCACTCGGCATGGTCAAACTGGCCTCGGCCGAAACCAACCGTGAACTCGGGCTGATCGATGCGCGCCGCGCCGGTGCCATTGCGCGCGCCGCGCGCGAGGTGATCGACGGCAAGCTCGACGATCATTTTCCGCTGGTGGTCTGGCAGACCGGCTCCGGCACCCAGACCAACATGAACCTCAATGAGGTGATCGCCAATCGCGCCAACGAACTGTTGGGCGGCGAGCTCGGCGCCAAAAAGCCGGTTCATCCCAACGACCACGTCAACATGAGCCAGTCGTCGAACGACTCGTTCCCGACCGCCATGCATATCGCCGCCGCGCAGCGCATCACAGCCGATCTCATCCCCGCGCTGGGCGAGTTGCATCGTGCGCTGCAGAAAAAGGAAAAGGCGTTCGCCCGCATCGTCAAGATCGGAAGGACGCACACCCAGGACGCCACGCCGCTGACGCTGGGCCAGGAATTCTCCGGCTATGCGGCGCAGGTCGCGAGCGGCATCGCGCGGCTGCGCGTGGTTGTGAAGGATCTTTATCCGCTGGCGCAAGGCGGCACCGCGGTCGGCACCGGCCTCAACTCGAAACCGAAATTCGCGAGGCTGTTCGCACGGCAGGTCGCCAAGATTACAGGATTGCCGTTCACCAGCGCCGCCAACAAGTTCGAGGCGCTGGCTGCCAACGACGCTTACGTATTCGTGCACGGCGCGATCAATTCGGTGGCGACCGCGCTGTTCAAGATCGCCAACGACATCCGCCTCTTGGGATCGGGTCCGCGCTCCGGCCTCGGCGAATTGATCCTGCCTGAAAACGAACCGGGCTCGTCGATCATGCCGGGCAAGGTCAACCCGACGCAGTGCGAAGCGATGACCATGGTGTGCTGTCAGGTGTTCGGGAACCACACCGCCATCACCATCGCCGGCAGCCAGGGCCATTTCGAGCTGAACGTCTACAAGCCGGTCATGGCCCATTGCATGATGCAGTCCGTTCAATTGCTGGCCGACGTCGCGCGCTCCTTCACCGTCAACTGCATCGAGGGAATCCGCGCCGACGAAAAGCGCATCCGGGATTTGATGGAACGCTCGCTGATGCTGGTCACCGCGCTGGCGCCGAAAATCGGCTACGACAATGCGGCCAAGGTCGCGAAGTCGGCCCACGGCCGCGGAACCACGCTCAGAGAAGAGGCGGTGCGGCTGGGGTTGGTTTCGGAAGCCGAATTCGACCGGCTGGTGCAGCCGGACAAAATGACACACCCCGGCTGA
- a CDS encoding SspB family protein encodes MATDHIRYDVLARDALRGVLRRVLADAAEHGLPGEHHFFITFLSTAEGVKLSPRLLAQYPEEMTVILQHQFWDLVVTEDRFEVGLSFGGIPERLVVPFNAIKSFFDPSVQFGLQFEPADAAAEAPTANLPAVAAPSGLPVAAPAAETKDEPAKPSEGAEVVRLDRFRKK; translated from the coding sequence ATGGCGACCGATCACATCCGATACGACGTGCTGGCGCGCGACGCGCTGCGCGGCGTGCTGCGCCGCGTGCTGGCCGACGCCGCCGAGCACGGCCTGCCCGGGGAACACCATTTCTTCATCACCTTCCTGTCCACCGCCGAAGGCGTGAAGCTGTCGCCGCGGCTGCTCGCGCAATATCCGGAAGAAATGACCGTCATCCTTCAGCACCAGTTCTGGGACCTGGTGGTGACCGAAGACCGTTTCGAGGTCGGGCTGTCGTTCGGCGGAATTCCCGAGCGGCTGGTGGTTCCGTTCAACGCGATCAAGAGCTTCTTCGACCCGTCGGTGCAGTTCGGCCTGCAGTTCGAGCCGGCGGACGCTGCGGCCGAGGCGCCGACGGCGAACCTGCCGGCTGTTGCCGCCCCCTCCGGGCTGCCGGTTGCGGCGCCTGCCGCCGAAACCAAGGACGAGCCGGCCAAGCCGAGCGAGGGCGCCGAAGTGGTGCGGCTCGATCGCTTCCGCAAGAAATAA
- a CDS encoding tripartite tricarboxylate transporter TctB family protein: MSDTPSHGPVKYIMPKWIRGPQDFVGGLALIAIAVFALWASSDLQGMRGFSFGAGTAPRMFGFLLLGLGIAVMIVGLVSDGEHITTYAWRGPLFVSLAILSFAINIRPLGLVVSAFASFIISAFGTPETKWKETIIVGICLTTFCSLLFPYALGLPLQMWPKFLIR; encoded by the coding sequence ATGAGTGATACGCCGAGCCATGGGCCGGTCAAATACATCATGCCGAAATGGATACGCGGCCCGCAGGATTTCGTCGGCGGCCTGGCGCTGATTGCAATCGCAGTATTCGCCTTGTGGGCATCGAGCGATCTTCAGGGCATGCGTGGATTTTCGTTCGGAGCCGGAACCGCGCCCCGGATGTTCGGGTTTCTGTTGCTCGGCCTCGGCATCGCGGTGATGATTGTCGGTCTCGTGAGCGATGGCGAGCATATTACGACCTATGCCTGGCGAGGCCCGCTGTTCGTATCGCTGGCCATTCTTTCCTTTGCGATCAACATTCGTCCTCTGGGCCTGGTGGTTTCGGCCTTTGCGAGCTTCATCATTTCAGCGTTCGGCACCCCGGAAACCAAGTGGAAGGAGACCATCATCGTCGGCATTTGCCTGACGACCTTCTGCAGCCTGTTGTTTCCCTACGCGCTCGGTCTGCCTTTGCAGATGTGGCCGAAATTTCTGATCCGGTGA